From a region of the Marasmius oreades isolate 03SP1 chromosome 7, whole genome shotgun sequence genome:
- a CDS encoding uncharacterized protein (CAZy:GH47), whose product MTLTRSFTFLLSLTAFTACVAGPVQSPSLVLPPSAADHRQAVKDIFQRSYNAYRKFAFGHDDLEPLSGRFNDGRNGWGASIVDAMPTMFIMGFDDFFNEALTFVGNIDFSKSQTPDTVSVFETTIRYLGGLLSAYELSGQNHGVLLDKAKQVADKMAFAWKQPNRIPYGNIDFSTNTPTVGLVRIAYHDMTWRITEIPTLLERVVSPGLERWVPRAFGYNIHPTDHSTAILLKLDLEWATLTKHTGNDTYRSLAEGTVRTIAAIPPPLPGNVERYMLQEASFIVISSIGLAARTVDPATNKFTDRIISWGGSSDSYFEYLIKYARLTNTNDNLFADTWATAVDSSIRFLLRISTVGDHVYLADQDGSGNIIGVGSHLACFNGGNWIYGGRLLNNETIFRIGLDLTEACWNTYASTQTGIGPEVFRYVTTNKTDSSNNATLTPEQRTFYEKHGFYITGADYILRPEVLESNFYAWRATGDTKYLDRAASAIESFNTHLLASKTGGYAGLNNVNNVTQGLIDDTESFWFAEVLKYLYLTFDDPNHISLDEFVFNTEAQPFIAPQGKGVYGSGRLVSYTEAFSPTSISAPSPKVSPSKFFPEGVSDGF is encoded by the exons ATGACTCTCACTCGTTCTTTCACCTTCCTGTTGTCCCTCACAGCTTTCACCGCTTGCGTTGCAGGCCCTGTACAAAGTCCGTCATTGGTCCTACCTCCAAGTGCCGCAGATCATCGTCAAgctgtcaaagatatctttCAACGCAGTTACAATGCTTACAG GAAGTTTGCTTTCGGGCACGATGACTTGGAGCCTTTGAGCGGAAGGTTTAACGATGGACGTAACGGATGGGGAGCTTCCATCGTGGACGCGATGCCGACAATG TTCATCATGGGATTCGAT GATTTTTTTAACGAAGCGCTCACATTCGTCGGGAATATCGATTTCAGCAAGTCTCAAACACCTGATACCGTCAG TGTCTTCGAGACGACTATCCGCTATCTGGGAGGACTTCTTAGCGCCTACGAACTCAGTGGACAGAATCACGGAGTTCTTTTGGACAAGGCTAAACAAGTTGCAGACAAGATGGCTTTCGCTTGGAAACAACCT AACCGAATCCCATATGGGAACATCGATTTTTCTACTAATACTCCGACTGTTGGTTTGGTGAGGATAGCTTATCATGATATGACCTGGCGGATCACTGAAATTCCCACTCTTCTCGAAAGAGTAGTATCGCCGGGGCTGGAACGGTGGGTACCTCGGGCATTTGGGTACAATATCCATCCGACTGACCATAGTACCGCTATTTTATTGAAGCTTGACCTTGAGTGGGCCACCCTGACAAAACACACCGGCAACGACACGTACAGGAGCCTGGCTGAAGGCACTGTCCGAACTATTGCAGCTATC CCTCCTCCTTTGCCAGGTAATGTTGAGAGATACATGCTTCAGGAAGCCTCGTTCATAGTGATTTCCTCTATAGGTCTCGCGGCTCGAACCGTTGACCCTGCAACCAACAAGTTCACCGATCGCATTATA TCTTGGGGAGGAAGTTCGGACAGTTATTTTGAATATCTGATTAAATACGCACGACTTACCAATACCAACGACAACCTGTTTGCGGATACTTGGGCTACCGCCGTCGATTCTTCCATCAGATTTTTACTTCGG ATATCGACTGTTGGCGATCATGTCTATCTAGCTGATCAGGATGGTTCCGGCAACATTATTGGCGTTGGTTCTCATTTGGCGTGCTTTAACGGTGGAAATTGGATCTATG GAGGACGGCTTCTGAATAACGAGACTATTTTCAGGATCGGGCTGGACCTGACAGAAGCATGTTGGAATACCTACGCCAGCACTCA AACGGGTATCGGTCCAGAAGTATTCCGATATGTCACCACCAACAAGACCGATTCTTCGAATAATGCAACGCTCACTCCAGAGCAACGGACCTTCTATGAAAAACACGGGTTCTATATCACAGGTGCTGATTACATTCTCAGACCCGAGGTATTAGAGTCCAATTTCTACGCCTGGCGTGCTACGGGGGATACGAAGTATCTCGATCGCGCCGCTAGCGCCATTGAGAGCTTCAACACGCACCTCCTGGCGTCGAAGACGGGGGGATACGCAGGCTTAAACAATGTCAATAACGTTACTCAAGGGTTGATCGATGATACAGAGAGCTTTTGGTTCGCTGAAGTGTTGAAGTATTT GTATCTAACATTTGACGATCCTAACCACATCAGCTTGGATGAAT TTGTATTCAATACCGAAGCTCAACCTTTTATAGCACCGCAAGGAAAAGGTGTATACGGAAGCGGAAGGCTCGTAAGCTACACCGAAGCTTTCAGCCCTACGTCCATATCTGCGCCTTCACCCAAAGTCAGTCCCAGCAAATTTTTCCCTGAGGGTGTCAGCGACGGATTCTGA